The sequence below is a genomic window from Deinococcus terrestris.
CAGGAACGGGGCTTCACGGCCGTCAAGCACCAGCGCGAGGTGGGCACCGGGTACTTCGACCTCGTGGCGACGGCGGCCGGCGGCGGCCAGAGCAGCACGACGGCGCTGGCGGGGAGCACGGAGGCCGAGCAGTTCGTGGGGGCGCACGACTGATCCAGAGCCGGAGAGGGGACCTTATGACAGCCGCGCGGGGGAGAGCCAGCAGGGTTTTCCCCCGCGAGATTGGGTATACGCTGAGGCATGTTCGCTCTTCTCGCCGACGGTCCCCAGCCGCCCAACCCCGCGTTGGTTCGGTCGGTCGAGGTCGCCTTTCCGGGCGGACGGGTGGTGCGCGTTCCGGGTCCCGAGCCGATGGCCGACTTTCCGGCCAGTCCCGCCCAGACCCTGCTCTCCCCCCGGGGGGACGCGGCGGCGGCGCGCTTTTGCTGGGACCTTCCCAAGTACGGCTCGTGTCAGGTGCGGCTGGTGCGGCCCAGCGGCGCGGTGCAGGTGCTGAAGAACAGCAATGTGCGGCGGCTGCTGTGGACCCCGGACGGCCAGTACCTGATCGGGGCCGGGGTCAACACGGTGCGGCTGTGGAATCTGGTCGGCCGGGTGCGAACGGCGGTACCGACACCCGGTGAGGTTTACCCCCAACCCTTCCGGCGTCTGTCGCGGATTGCCGGGCTGAGCCTGTGGGGCCGCGACCTGTGCGTGCAAACAGAAGATCAGTGGTTCACCCCGACGGGGCAACAGGCGGGCCGCAGCATATCGGCCACCCGCTATACCCTCCCGACCCTGCGTTCACTGCAGGTGCTCTCGTTTGTGGCCGCAGAGGGACAGCAAGCCCCGTGTGCCCTCCCTGTCACCGAGCCGTGAAGGTGGCAAAACAAAAAAGGCGGATGACTCCGCCCCTTTGCCGTTCAACGGCTTTTACTCCGCCCCCACCTCGTGCCCGTCGTCCCTGTCCTCCAGCCGGAAGCCGTGCGGCAGGAAGTCGCGGACCAGCCCGCTCACCACTTCGCCGTGGTGGTTGACGCAGACCACCTGTGCGTCGGGCGCGAACTCGAAGAGAATCTGACGGCAGGCTCCGCAGGGACTCGCGGGCGGGCTGGCCTCGGAATAGACCACGAGGTCGGTGAAGGTGCGCCCTCCCGCCGTCGCCATCGCCTGCACCGCCGACTGCTCGGCGCAGCGGGCCAGGCCGTAGGAGGCGTTTTCCACGTTGGCGCCGAAAAAGACCCGGCCGTCGGGGGTCCGCAGGGCGGCACCTACCCGGAACCTGCTGTAGGGGGCGTAGGCCTGCCGGAACGCGGCTTTCGCTCCCTCCAGCAGTTGGGAATCGGCGGTGACGGGCTCAGGCGTCACGGGCGGGCTCCTCGTAGGTCTCGAAGACCATCGTCTCGGGGGCACGTTCCACGTGGACGCGGGTCACGCGGCGCTGATCGGCCTCTTCGACCGTGAAGACCCAGCCGCCATGGACGAAATGCTGTCCGGGTTCCGGGATATCGCCGAAATGGTTGGTCATGAACCCCGACAGGGTATCGTACTCGCCGTCACCGTCCTCCAGATTGGTGCCCAGGCGCTCTTCGACCTCGCCCACTGTCAGGCTGGCGTCCATCAGGTAGCGGCCCTCGCCCAGCACCTCGATCAAGGGCAGTTCCTCCTCGTCGGTCTCGTCGTAGATCTCGCCCACGATCTCTTCGAGGGCGTCTTCCAACGTGACCAGGCCCGAGGTGCCGCCGAACTCGTCCACCACGATGCTGAGGTGCGACTTCTTTTCCCGCATCTTGGTGAGCAGGTCCTTGATCTTCATGCCTTCGGGCACGAAGAAGACGGGGCGCATCACGTCGGCGATCCGCACGGTGTCGAGTTCGTGCAGGTGCGCGAGCAGGTCGCCCGTATGCACGATGCCCACGATGTTGTCGGCGGTGTCCTGATACACCGGGACCCGCGAGTACCCGTGAATCGCGTTGAGGTCCAGCAGGTGCCGCAGCGGGCTGGACCCGTCCACGACCACCATGTCGATGCGCGGGGTCATGATCTCGCGCACGGTGGTGTCCGAGAGGTCGAAGACGTTGTAGACGAGTTCCTTCTCGTCGTCCTCCAGCACGCCTTCCTGGCTCGACGCGCCCACGATCATGCGGATTTCCTCTTCCGAGTAGGCCGCGTGGTGTCCGGCGACGCCGCGCAGCCCAAAGAGGCGCACCACGCCGTTGCCCATCGCGTTCAGGCCCACGATGGCCCACTTGAACACCGCCGTGAAGATCAGCAGCGGCCGGGTGACCAGCAGCGACACCTGCTCGGAGCGTTGCAGCGCCCACGACTTTGGCGCGAGTTCCCCGAAGACGATGTGCAGGATGGTGCTGATCGCAAACGCGAGGCCGAAGGAAATCGCGGTGATCTGGCCCTCGCTGAGCCCGGTGTCCCCCAGCAGCGGGTGAATCAGGTGCTCGATGGCAGGTTCGGCGACAAAGCCGATGGCGAGGCTCGCCATGGTGATGCCGAGCTGGGTCGCGGCGATGTACAGGTCGAGGTTTTGCAGCGCCCGCTGGGTGGCCTTGGCGGTGCTGTTGCCCTCGTCTGCGAGCTGGTCGATCCGGGTGCGCCGCACGCTGACGAGGGCGAACTCGGTCGCCACGAAAAAGCCGTTCATCAACACGAGCACGACGAGGGCGAGGATTCCGAGCAGATCATTCATGGGTGGGCGCACTCCATTTGCGCCTCGGCACGCCGCATGGCACATGCTGCCCGCCCGCCCACGCCGGAAGGGCGTGAGCGGCACGTCGGTTGCCGGTCGGGGGACCACAGTAAAAATGCCGCCCGCAGGCGGTCTTCACCGGGCGTCAGGGCAGAGCCAGAACTGGGAGGCTCCATAACTCTAGGCAGTCTACCACAGACCCGGCCCAGCCTCCGCGCAAGTCTCGTGCCCAGGGGATGCTCAGGGCCGCGCCCGCCGCCCACTACCCCGTCAAGAGTCGCAGCAGGGGCGGCCCCAGCACGGCCAATCCGACCCCCAGCGCCCCCAGGCTGGCGACCAGCACGGCCCCCGCCGCCGCGTCTTTCGCCACCTTTGCCAGCGGATGCCACTCGGGCGAGGCGAGGTCCACCACCGCCTCCAGTGCCGTATTCAGCAGCTCCACGCTCAGGACCAGCCCGCAGGCCAGCAGAATGGGGGAGAGCGGCACGCCCAGCCCCAGCGCCAACCCCAGCGCCAGCACGCCCGCCCAGACCTCGATGCGGAAGTTGGCCTGCGTGCGGTAGACGTGCCGCACCCCGGCCCACGCAAAGCCCGCCGAGCGCCACCAGCGGCTGGGGCTGAGAGCCGAGCCGTCCGACCTCACGTCAGGCTTCAGGCGACGGAGCCTCGGGCGGCAGCGCCTCGCGGGCGGCGGCCCAGGCGTCGTGGAAGACCTGCCACTCCTCGCCAGTCGCCCCTTCCTCGAAGCCCAGGCCCTCGGCGTGGGGGTGGTCATGGCCGACGAGGTGGGTCAGGCCGTGGCTGGCGAGCAGGGCGACCTCCCGCGTCAGGCTGTGCCCCCGCGCCTGCGCCTGCCGTCCCGCCGTGTCCAGGCTGATGATGATGTCCCCCAGGTGCGGCGGCATGAAGGGGTCGCCGGGTTCCCAGGTCGGAAAGCTCAGCACGTCGGTGGGCGCGTCCTCGCCCCAGTGCTCGCGCTTGAGCTGACGGATGGTCCGGTCCCCGACCAGCACGACCGTCACCTCGCGGTCCTCCACCCCGAAGTGCCGCATCGCCGCCCCCAGCGCAGAACGCAGGGCGGGGCGCAGGCCGGGCGGCGGGGTCTTGCGGGCGACGAGGTCGATCACGGGTCAAGGATAGGGCAGACGGACGGCGGGCCACGGCTGGCTGCGGGCCAGAGGAAAACCTCCAGCGTGGCTCTGGAGGTCTGGATTCATGGGCGGGTGGCCGTCAGGGTGTGTCGGGCACGGCGGCTGGCGGACTCGGCGCGGTCCCCTGGTCCGACTTTAACCGCACCGGCCACCACGAGCGCGGCCCCAGGTCGTAGGCCAGCGCGGGCACCAGCACCGTGCGGACCAGGAAGGTGTCCAGCAGCACCCCGAAGGCCACGATAAAGGCGAGTTGCAGCAGGAACAGGATCGGGATGACGGCCAGTGCTGCAAAGGTCGCCGCCAGCACCAGCCCCGCCGACGTGATGACGCCCCCGGTCACCGCCAGCCCCCGCAGGATGCCGGGCCGGGTGCCGTGGTGCAGGGCTTCCTCGCGCACGCGGGTCATTAAAAAGATGTTGTAGTCGATCCCCAGCGCCACCAGAAACACGAAGCCGTAGAGCGGTACCGAGGGGTCGGCCCCCGGCAGGTCCAGCACGCCGTTGAAGACCAGGGCCGATACCCCCAGCGCCGTGGCGAAGGACAGCACGGTGGTCGCCATCAGCAGCGCGGGCATCAGCACGCTGCGCAGCAGCGCCACCAGAATCACGAAGATCACCGCCAGGATCAGCGGGATGATCAGATTGCGGTCGCGGATGGACGTGTCGGTCGTGTCGATGGCGACGGCGGTGCTCCCTCCGATCAGCGCCTCGCCCGAGAGCCGCTCCCGCAGCGCCCGCACGGTGGCCTCGGCCCCTGGGCTGTCGGCGGGGTCGTCCAGAGTGGCCTGAAGCAGCACCTCGCCGCCCCTCACCGTCGGCGCCGGGGCCGGGGTGCCGGGAGGTCCGAATGCCTGGATGCCGTCCCCCGTCACCGGGGCCGACCCCGAGGGCGAGTCCTCGCTCAGCACCGTCACCGACGCCACGCCGTCTTCGGCGAGCAAGGTCGTGGCGACCTCCTCCAGACGCTCCTGACTGGTCAGGACATAGGCCGGGTTCCCGGAGCCGCCGGGGAAGTGCTCGGCCAGCGCCCGCTGCCCGTCGCGGGCGTCGGACGTGCCCAGCACGAGTTCGCTCTGGGCCACCCCGTCGGCCCGCAGGCCCGGCGCGAAGGCGGCGCCCAGCGCCAGCAGCGCCGTCGCCCCGATCCAGGCGGCGCGGGGGCGGCGGGCGATCCAGCGGCCGATGCGGGCGTAGACCCCCGCCGAGGTCTGCGCCTCGTCGGTGCGCGAGGGGTCGTAGACCGGGCGCTGCGGCCAGTAGGCGCCCCGCCCCAGCACGTACAGCAGCGCGGGCAGCAGCGTCAGCGCGGCCAGCATGGAAAAGATGATGCCCACCGCCGCCACCGGCCCCAGCGACTGGTTGGACCCCAGGTCGCTGAGCAGCAGGCACAGCAGCCCGGCGATCACGGTGCCGCCCGACGCCAGCACCGGTTCCAGCGAACCCTTCAGCGCGGCCAGGGTCGCCCCGTACTTGTCCGCGTGGCGGCGCAGTTCCTCCGCGTACCGCGCCGTGTACAGCAGCGAGTAGTCGGTCGCCGCGCCGATCACCAGGATGAACAGGATGCCCTGCGTCTGCCCGGTCAGGGTAAAGACCCCCCATTTCGCCAGCCACCAGTTCACCAGCAGCGCCACGCACAGGGCAAAGAGGCTGGTCAGCAGCACGACCACCGGCAGCAGCACCGAGCGGTATACGGCGAGCAAAATCACCAGCACCGCCCCCAGCGCCACGAGGAGCAGCAGGCCGTCAATCCCGCCGAAGGCCGCCGTGAGGTCTCCGGTGAATCCGGCAGGTCCCGTCACGTGGGGGGTCACGCCCGCCGGCACCGCCTCCCGCAGCTCGCCGCGCACCTCTGCCACCACCTCCGCGATGTCCGAGTCGGCGTTGATGGGGAGGAAGGCCTGGGCCGCCAGCCCATCCTCGGAGGGAATCAGGGGGGAGACGCCCTCGACCGCCCCCAGCTCGCCCAGCGCGGCCACCGCCTCCCGCAGCGTGGCCAGGGCCTCGGCGGTCAGCGGCTCCTCGGCCGTGAAGACGGCGATCCCCGGAATGGTGCGGTCCCCCAGAAAGTCCGGCAGGCGGGCGGCGACCTGGGTCGCGTCCGCGCTGGTGGGCAGGAAGGTGGCCTGGTCGTTGGTGGATACCTCCTCCACCCGGCCGAAGTAGGGGCCGCCGATTCCGGCCGCGCCGAACCAGACCAGGATGAGGAGCAGCGGCACCAGCAGCCGCATGAACCGTGGTGGAGATGACGAAGCCATGAAGCCAGGGTAAACCCGCCGGGCCGCCACCCGTTACCGACGTGGCTTACACTCCGCGCTCTGTTCCTCCCACGGTGATGGCCCCGTACGCGCCCTCGCGCTGCACCCCCACCTCCTCCTCGATGGCGAGAATGATCCGGTTCACCCGGTTGGGCGTCTCCCCGAGGTCGCGGGCGAGGCTGCGGGCGGTGTAGCGGCCGGGCTCGGCCTGAAGCCGCAGCAGAACGCGCACGGCGAGCCGTTCGAGGCTCAGGCCACTGGAGCTGGCGGGCATGGGAAACCTCCTCTTGGCTGGGAAACGAAAACCCCGCTCCTAGTGGGCGGGGTCTGGGGAGGGGCGGCTCAGCGCGGGTCGCCCTCGTTCTCGGGGATGGAGGCGAACTCGCCCCGGCGGGCGGCGCGTTTGTCTTCCTCGGCGTCCTCGGCCTTCTCGTAGGCGCGGATAATCTGGCCGACCAGCGGGTGACGCACCACGTCCACGTCGGTGAACTCGTGCCACGCGATGCCCTCGATGCGGCTGAGCACGCGCTTGGCGACCGCCAGCCCGCTGGTCACGTGCCGGGGCAGGTCGATCTGGGTCACGTCGCCCGTCACCACGACCTTGGAGGAAAAGCCCATACGGGTCAGGAACATCTTCATCTGCTCGCCCGTGGTGTTCTGCGCCTCGTCCAGAATGACAAAGGCGTCGTTGAGGGTGCGCCCGCGCATAAAGGCCAGCGGCGCGACCTCGATCACCCCGCTCGTCAGGTACGACTCGAACTTCTCCTGATCGAGCATGTCGTACAGGGCATCGTACAGGGGCCGCAGGTAAGGGTCGATCTTGGCCTGAAGGTCACCGGGCAAGAAGCCCAGCCGCTCGCCCGCCTCGACCGCCGGGCGGGTCAGGATGATGCGCTTGACCTTCTTGGCTTTCAGGGCCTGCACCGCCATCGCCACCGCGAGGTAGGTCTTGCCGGTCCCCGCCGGGCCGACCCCGAAGGTGATGTCGGAGGCGTCAATCTTCTCGAGGTAGACCTTTTGCCCCGGCGTCTTGGCCTTGAGGCCGCGTGGCAGGCTCAGGCCTGAAACCTGCGTCTCGGCGGCCAGACTGCGGCCCTCGTCGCTGAGGCGGGCGCTGCGCAGCAGGCTCTCGGGGGTGAGTTCGCCGCCGCCCCTGACCAGATCGAGGGCGTCGCGGACCATGCGCTCGGCGGCCTGCACGACCTCGGGCGTTTCGCCCGTGATGGTCACCGTCTCGCCCCGCGCGATGATCTTGGC
It includes:
- a CDS encoding PhoH family protein: MTERTPGQPTPEGGAPTATLHLENQREAYALLGAGDANLRRMRELTPAKIIARGETVTITGETPEVVQAAERMVRDALDLVRGGGELTPESLLRSARLSDEGRSLAAETQVSGLSLPRGLKAKTPGQKVYLEKIDASDITFGVGPAGTGKTYLAVAMAVQALKAKKVKRIILTRPAVEAGERLGFLPGDLQAKIDPYLRPLYDALYDMLDQEKFESYLTSGVIEVAPLAFMRGRTLNDAFVILDEAQNTTGEQMKMFLTRMGFSSKVVVTGDVTQIDLPRHVTSGLAVAKRVLSRIEGIAWHEFTDVDVVRHPLVGQIIRAYEKAEDAEEDKRAARRGEFASIPENEGDPR
- the cdd gene encoding cytidine deaminase, whose product is MTPEPVTADSQLLEGAKAAFRQAYAPYSRFRVGAALRTPDGRVFFGANVENASYGLARCAEQSAVQAMATAGGRTFTDLVVYSEASPPASPCGACRQILFEFAPDAQVVCVNHHGEVVSGLVRDFLPHGFRLEDRDDGHEVGAE
- the ybeY gene encoding rRNA maturation RNase YbeY: MIDLVARKTPPPGLRPALRSALGAAMRHFGVEDREVTVVLVGDRTIRQLKREHWGEDAPTDVLSFPTWEPGDPFMPPHLGDIIISLDTAGRQAQARGHSLTREVALLASHGLTHLVGHDHPHAEGLGFEEGATGEEWQVFHDAWAAAREALPPEAPSPEA
- a CDS encoding MMPL family transporter, with protein sequence MASSSPPRFMRLLVPLLLILVWFGAAGIGGPYFGRVEEVSTNDQATFLPTSADATQVAARLPDFLGDRTIPGIAVFTAEEPLTAEALATLREAVAALGELGAVEGVSPLIPSEDGLAAQAFLPINADSDIAEVVAEVRGELREAVPAGVTPHVTGPAGFTGDLTAAFGGIDGLLLLVALGAVLVILLAVYRSVLLPVVVLLTSLFALCVALLVNWWLAKWGVFTLTGQTQGILFILVIGAATDYSLLYTARYAEELRRHADKYGATLAALKGSLEPVLASGGTVIAGLLCLLLSDLGSNQSLGPVAAVGIIFSMLAALTLLPALLYVLGRGAYWPQRPVYDPSRTDEAQTSAGVYARIGRWIARRPRAAWIGATALLALGAAFAPGLRADGVAQSELVLGTSDARDGQRALAEHFPGGSGNPAYVLTSQERLEEVATTLLAEDGVASVTVLSEDSPSGSAPVTGDGIQAFGPPGTPAPAPTVRGGEVLLQATLDDPADSPGAEATVRALRERLSGEALIGGSTAVAIDTTDTSIRDRNLIIPLILAVIFVILVALLRSVLMPALLMATTVLSFATALGVSALVFNGVLDLPGADPSVPLYGFVFLVALGIDYNIFLMTRVREEALHHGTRPGILRGLAVTGGVITSAGLVLAATFAALAVIPILFLLQLAFIVAFGVLLDTFLVRTVLVPALAYDLGPRSWWPVRLKSDQGTAPSPPAAVPDTP
- a CDS encoding diacylglycerol kinase, with protein sequence MRSDGSALSPSRWWRSAGFAWAGVRHVYRTQANFRIEVWAGVLALGLALGLGVPLSPILLACGLVLSVELLNTALEAVVDLASPEWHPLAKVAKDAAAGAVLVASLGALGVGLAVLGPPLLRLLTG
- a CDS encoding hemolysin family protein, whose protein sequence is MNDLLGILALVVLVLMNGFFVATEFALVSVRRTRIDQLADEGNSTAKATQRALQNLDLYIAATQLGITMASLAIGFVAEPAIEHLIHPLLGDTGLSEGQITAISFGLAFAISTILHIVFGELAPKSWALQRSEQVSLLVTRPLLIFTAVFKWAIVGLNAMGNGVVRLFGLRGVAGHHAAYSEEEIRMIVGASSQEGVLEDDEKELVYNVFDLSDTTVREIMTPRIDMVVVDGSSPLRHLLDLNAIHGYSRVPVYQDTADNIVGIVHTGDLLAHLHELDTVRIADVMRPVFFVPEGMKIKDLLTKMREKKSHLSIVVDEFGGTSGLVTLEDALEEIVGEIYDETDEEELPLIEVLGEGRYLMDASLTVGEVEERLGTNLEDGDGEYDTLSGFMTNHFGDIPEPGQHFVHGGWVFTVEEADQRRVTRVHVERAPETMVFETYEEPARDA